In Penaeus monodon isolate SGIC_2016 chromosome 26, NSTDA_Pmon_1, whole genome shotgun sequence, the following are encoded in one genomic region:
- the LOC119589571 gene encoding cell surface glycoprotein 1-like, protein MALPFVSLLYYHSLWLTVFSADAEDLPNAAASRRILERNMAGGITDTPVQIAAFKTLPARDTHAAEVTGVTETEGKTEATWKTEVTEETDYTGEIKIKEKTEGIGETGKAVATLETETSGQTEATGETGTSGETEVKGETEASGQTEATGETGTSGETKTSGETEVSEETETTGETETSGQSETTGKTEATEETETTGETETSGEAKTREETGSYRIPINAILNTSPGYVPHSQQQHSPGDGNRRMESCVDIAPEARDSSVNLTNDVPFLKAKIATVYERELAEEQVSTNRNWASDIVPSASTNEAHWNISVRYSGTLVPTDESVPVSPSYVTPAPVTPPLSSIGSPVHIHPPFTLAEGYVPVSPPPPSPPTSTEVPVLVSSPLNVTEDPVPTEDPVPVSPFTPTENPVPVSSPLIPTCPTDSVTVSSPLNLTEDLVPVSLPLIPTEDVVSVSLKVTEEPLPVSPLISTSCLFPVSSYPTPTYDPFPVSPVTPTEELVPDSYSPTDDSVPVSSFLTPTDDSFFVSSPATPIDVTVLGSPHLFPTEDLVFDSHLFPTEDLVFDSHFTSTDVSSSLAAIDAKVPASPLIPTDYHTPNLLSLSL, encoded by the exons ATGGCGCTACCGTTCGTATCCCTCCTCTACTACCACTCCCTGTGGCTCACGGTCTTCTCAG CCGATGCCGAGGATCTTCCGAACGCCGCTGCCTCTAGACGGATTCTGGAACGAAATATGGCTGGTGGAATTACCGACACACCCGTTCAGATTGCTGCTTTCAAAACTTTGCCAGCGAGGGACACCCATGCAGCAGAGGTCACAGGAGTAACAGAAACCGAAGGAAAAACAGAAGCCACATGGAAAACGGAAGTCACAGAGGAGACAGATTACACAGGAGAAATAAAGATCAAAGAAAAAACGGAAGGCATAGGAGAAACAGGAAAAGCAGTAGCCACATTAGAAACAGAAACTTCGGGACAAACAGAAGCCACAGGAGAAACAGGAACTTCAGGAGAAACAGAAgttaaaggagaaacagaagctTCGGGACAAACAGAAGCCACAGGAGAAACAGGAACTTCAGGAGAAACAAAAACTTCAGGAGAAACAGAAGTTTCAGAGGAAACAGAAACCACAGGTGAAACAGAAACTTCAGGACAATCAGAAACCACAGGGAAAACAGAAGCCACAGAGGAAACAGAAACCACAGGAGAAACGGAAACTTCAGGAGAAGCAAAAACCCGAGAAGAAACAGGGTCCTACAGAATACCTATTAACGCGATCCTGAACACAAGCCCGGGTTACGTGCCACATTCTCAACAACAACACAGTCCAGGAGATGGAAATCGCAGAATGGAGAGTTGTGTTGATATCGCTCCTGAAGCAAGGGACTCCAGTGTTAATCTTACTAATGACGTCCCTTTTCTCAAAGCTAAAATTGCAACAGTGTATGAAAGAGAACTTGCCGAAGAGCAGGTCAGCACTAACAGAAATTGGGCGTCAGATATCGTACCATCAGCCAGTACTAACGAGGCTCACTGGAATATTTCTGTGAGATACTCCGGTACCCTGGTTCCCACAGACGAATCTGTTCCGGTCTCTCCATCATATGTGACTCCTGCTCCTGTGACACCTCCTCTGTCTTCCATAGGAAGTCCTGTTCACATCCATCCTCCTTTTACTCTCGCAGAAGGTTAtgtccctgtctctcctcctcctccttctcctccgacTTCCACAGAAGTTCCAGTCCTTGTTTCTTCCCCACTAAATGTCACAGAGGATCCTGTTCCCACAGAAGATCCTGTCCCCGTTTCTCCTTTCACTCCCACAGAGAATCCAGTCCCTGTTTCTTCTCCACTAATCCCAACCTGTCCCA CAGATTCTGTCACTGTGTCTTCTCCCCTGAATCTCACAGAAGATcttgtccctgtctctcttcctctgatTCCCACAGAAGATGTCGTTTCTGTCTCTCTGAAGGTCACAGAGGAgccccttcctgtctctcctctgaTTTCCACAAGTTGCCTTTTCCCTGTGTCCTCCTATCCGACGCCAACATACGatcccttccccgtctctcctGTGACGCCCACAGAAGAGCTTGTCCCTGATTCTTACTCTCCCACAGATGATTCCgtccctgtctcttcctttctgacTCCCACAG ATgattctttctttgtctcatcTCCTGCGACTCCCATAGATGTTACTGTACTTGGCTCTCCTCATCTGTTTCCCACAGAAGATCTTGTTTTCGACTCTCATCTGTTTCCCACAGAAGATCTTGTTTTCGACTCTCATTTCACTTCCACAGACGTCTCTTCTTCTCTAGCAGCTATAGATGCTAAagtccctgcctctcctttgatcCCCACAGATTATCATACCCCGAatctcctgtctctttccctctaa